In Populus alba chromosome 1, ASM523922v2, whole genome shotgun sequence, a single window of DNA contains:
- the LOC118034812 gene encoding uncharacterized protein isoform X1 — translation MVTTTAAAAAGASASTSSGQQQTHTLSAKVRKTIQSIKEIVGNFSDADIYMVLKETDMDPNESAQKLLNQDPFHEVKRKREKKKENMSYRGSVDSRKHSENFGQGMRPHTFSDRNVQRGGYTRTASPGNRGINREFRVVRDNRVNQNTSREPKPALLHGSTSAKEQGSEVVTEKGSSTGISSNLKPSVARSSHQASNGPIDSEPRHNRDANSSVGDRKVVSEEKRSIASNATTSRVQVVKSNNSQQHNALQASSNPVVGVYSSSTDPVHVPSPDSRSSGVVGAIKREVGVVGGRRQSFENAVKDLSSSNSFSESFRPFTAISKTDQVSQTAAIEPMPSVPVNRSFLNNQYNSRPHQQAMGHPKASQHNKEWKPKSSQKSSVTSPGVIGTPTKSSSPPTDNSKNMELDAANLQDKFSRINIHENQNVIIAQHIRVPETDRCKLTFGSFGVGFDASSTPGFQAVGISEESNGESAISLPASAPESSSDDASGGKQIELLDDQARNYGSDSPAASLESEHPLPVKSSSPPNLDNYADIGLVRNSSPSYAPSESQQQQDHPELPSFSAYDPQTGYDISYFRPQIDETVRGQGLPSPHEALTTHTANNIPASTMSTVQQQPPMAQMYPQVHVSQFTNLVPYRQFISPVYVPPMPMPGYSSSPAYPHPSNGNSYLLMPGGGSHLNANGLKYGIQHYKPVPGNNPAGFGNFVSPSGYAINAPGVVGSATGLEDSSRMKYKDGNLYVPNPQAEASEIWIQNPREIPGLQSAPYYNLPGQTHTAYLPSHTGHASFNAAAAQSSHMQFPGLYPPTPQPTAMASPHHLGPVMGGNVGVGVAPSAPGAQVGAYQQPQLGHLNWTSNF, via the exons ATGGTTACTACaacagctgctgctgctgctggtgctAGTGCTAGTACTAGTAGTGGACAGCAGCAGACGCATACACTGTCAGCGAAAGTGAGGAAAACTATACAATCGATCAAAGAAATTGTGGGTAATTTCTCCGATGCTGATATTTACATGGTCCTTAAAGAGACCGACATGGATCCTAATGAGAGCGCTCAAAAACTGCTCAATCAAG ATCCGTTTCATGAggtaaagagaaaaagagaaaagaagaaagag AATATGAGTTACAGAGGCTCTGTTGATTCAAGAAAACATTCTGAGAATTTTGGTCAAGGGATGAGACCTCATACATTTTCAGATCGTAATGTTCAACGAGGAGGCTATACTCGAACTGCTTCACCTGGTAATAGAGGAATCAACAGAGAATTCCGTGTTGTGAGAGACAACAGAGTTAACCAAAATACAAGTAGAGAACCAAAGCCTGCTTTGCTGCACGGTTCAACATCAGCAAAGGAGCAAGGCAGTGAAGTTGTTACCGAAAAAGG cagTTCAACAGGAATTTCAAGCAACTTAAAGCCTTCTGTTGCACGGAGTTCACACCAAGCTTCTAACGGGCCTATTGATTCAGAACCTAGACACAACAGAGATGCTAATTCAAGTGTTGGTGATAGGAAAGTGGTATCAGAGGAAAAGCGGTCTATAGCTTCTAATGCTACTACTTCAAGGGTACAAGTGGTGAAATCCAATAATTCTCAACAACACAATGCATTGCAAGCTTCAAGCAATCCTGTTGTTGGGGTGTACTCCTCCTCAACAGATCCTGTGCACGTTCCATCTCCTGATTCCAGGTCATCTGGTGTTGTTGGGGCGATTAAGCGTGAGGTTGGGGTGGTGGGTGGTCGTCGCCAGTCCTTTGAAAATGCAGTCAAAGATTTGTCATCAAGTAATTCATTTTCAGAATCATTTCGTCCTTTCACTGCAATATCTAAGACTGATCAAGTCAGCCAAACTGCTGCAATTGAACCAATGCCCAGCGTCCCTGTTAACAGATCATTCTTAAACAATCAGTATAACAGCAGGCCACATCAACAAGCCATGGGTCATCCTAAAG CTTCACAACATAACAAAGAGTGGAAACCAAAGTCGAGTCAGAAATCAAGTGTTACTAGCCCTGGAGTGATTGGAACACCTACAAAATCCAGTTCGCCTCCCACAGATAATTCAAAGAACATGGAATTGGATGCAGCTAATTTGCAGGACAAGTTTTCACGAATAAACATCCATGAAAACCAGAATGTAATCATAGCACAACATATTCGAGTCCCTGAGACTGATAGGTGCAAGCTGACCTTTGGGAGTTTTGGAGTGGGATTTGATGCTTCCAGTACACCTGGATTTCAAGCAGTTGGGATTTCAGAAGAATCAAATGGGGAATCTGCCATCAG TTTACCAGCATCTGCTCCGGAGTCTTCCAGTGATGACGCTTCTGGTGGAAAGCAGATTGAGTTGCTAGATGATCAAGCAAGAAATTATGGATCTGATTCACCTGCAGCCAGTTTAGAATCAGAACATCCATTGCCTGTGAAGTCATCAAGTCCTCCAAACTTGGATAATTATGCTGATATTGGTTTGGTTAGAAACAGCAGTCCATCCTATGCTCCTTCAGAGTCACAGCAGCAGCAAGATCATCCTGAGTTACCAAGCTTTTCG GCATATGATCCCCAGACTGGCTATGATATATCATACTTCCGACCCCAAATTGACGAGACAGTACGAGGTCAGGGTCTACCATCTCCACATGAG GCCTTAACCACTCATACAGCCAACAACATTCCTGCATCAACAATGTCCACGGTGCAACAGCAGCCTCCAATGGCTCAAATGTACCCACAAGTTCACGTCTCACAATTCACAAATCTTGTGCCATATCGTCAGTTCATCTCTCCAGTTTATGTACCACCAATGCCCATGCCTGGCTACTCCAGCAGCCCTGCATACCCACATCCTTCAAATGGCAATAGTTACTTGCTGATGCCTGGAGGTGGCTCCCATCTCAATGCAAATGGCCTCAAGTATGGAATCCAGCATTATAAGCCAGTTCCTGGCAACAATCCTGCTGGTTTTGGAAATTTTGTGAGTCCAAGTGGGTATGCTATAAATGCTCCTGGTGTGGTTGGAAGTGCAACAGGCCTCGAAGACTCATCTCGGATGAAGTACAAAGATGGAAACCTTTATGTTCCTAATCCACAG GCCGAGGCATCTGAAATTTGGATTCAGAACCCAAGGGAGATCCCGGGCTTGCAATCTGCTCCATACTATAACTTGCCTGGGCAAACACATACTGCTTATTTGCCATCCCACACTGGCCACGCCTCCTTCAATGCAGCTGCAGCACAGTCTTCTCACATGCAATTCCCAGGCCTGTATCCTCCTACTCCACAGCCAACTGCAATGGCAAGTCCACACCATTTGGGTCCCGTTATGGGTGGTAATGTTGGAGTTGGTGTTGCCCCGTCTGCTCCTGGGGCACAGGTGGGTGCTTATCAGCAACCTCAATTAGGCCATCTCAACTGGACATCAAACTTCTGA
- the LOC118034812 gene encoding uncharacterized protein isoform X2: protein MVTTTAAAAAGASASTSSGQQQTHTLSAKVRKTIQSIKEIVGNFSDADIYMVLKETDMDPNESAQKLLNQDPFHEVKRKREKKKENMSYRGSVDSRKHSENFGQGMRPHTFSDRNVQRGGYTRTASPGNRGINREFRVVRDNRVNQNTSREPKPALLHGSTSAKEQGSEVVTEKGSTGISSNLKPSVARSSHQASNGPIDSEPRHNRDANSSVGDRKVVSEEKRSIASNATTSRVQVVKSNNSQQHNALQASSNPVVGVYSSSTDPVHVPSPDSRSSGVVGAIKREVGVVGGRRQSFENAVKDLSSSNSFSESFRPFTAISKTDQVSQTAAIEPMPSVPVNRSFLNNQYNSRPHQQAMGHPKASQHNKEWKPKSSQKSSVTSPGVIGTPTKSSSPPTDNSKNMELDAANLQDKFSRINIHENQNVIIAQHIRVPETDRCKLTFGSFGVGFDASSTPGFQAVGISEESNGESAISLPASAPESSSDDASGGKQIELLDDQARNYGSDSPAASLESEHPLPVKSSSPPNLDNYADIGLVRNSSPSYAPSESQQQQDHPELPSFSAYDPQTGYDISYFRPQIDETVRGQGLPSPHEALTTHTANNIPASTMSTVQQQPPMAQMYPQVHVSQFTNLVPYRQFISPVYVPPMPMPGYSSSPAYPHPSNGNSYLLMPGGGSHLNANGLKYGIQHYKPVPGNNPAGFGNFVSPSGYAINAPGVVGSATGLEDSSRMKYKDGNLYVPNPQAEASEIWIQNPREIPGLQSAPYYNLPGQTHTAYLPSHTGHASFNAAAAQSSHMQFPGLYPPTPQPTAMASPHHLGPVMGGNVGVGVAPSAPGAQVGAYQQPQLGHLNWTSNF from the exons ATGGTTACTACaacagctgctgctgctgctggtgctAGTGCTAGTACTAGTAGTGGACAGCAGCAGACGCATACACTGTCAGCGAAAGTGAGGAAAACTATACAATCGATCAAAGAAATTGTGGGTAATTTCTCCGATGCTGATATTTACATGGTCCTTAAAGAGACCGACATGGATCCTAATGAGAGCGCTCAAAAACTGCTCAATCAAG ATCCGTTTCATGAggtaaagagaaaaagagaaaagaagaaagag AATATGAGTTACAGAGGCTCTGTTGATTCAAGAAAACATTCTGAGAATTTTGGTCAAGGGATGAGACCTCATACATTTTCAGATCGTAATGTTCAACGAGGAGGCTATACTCGAACTGCTTCACCTGGTAATAGAGGAATCAACAGAGAATTCCGTGTTGTGAGAGACAACAGAGTTAACCAAAATACAAGTAGAGAACCAAAGCCTGCTTTGCTGCACGGTTCAACATCAGCAAAGGAGCAAGGCAGTGAAGTTGTTACCGAAAAAGG TTCAACAGGAATTTCAAGCAACTTAAAGCCTTCTGTTGCACGGAGTTCACACCAAGCTTCTAACGGGCCTATTGATTCAGAACCTAGACACAACAGAGATGCTAATTCAAGTGTTGGTGATAGGAAAGTGGTATCAGAGGAAAAGCGGTCTATAGCTTCTAATGCTACTACTTCAAGGGTACAAGTGGTGAAATCCAATAATTCTCAACAACACAATGCATTGCAAGCTTCAAGCAATCCTGTTGTTGGGGTGTACTCCTCCTCAACAGATCCTGTGCACGTTCCATCTCCTGATTCCAGGTCATCTGGTGTTGTTGGGGCGATTAAGCGTGAGGTTGGGGTGGTGGGTGGTCGTCGCCAGTCCTTTGAAAATGCAGTCAAAGATTTGTCATCAAGTAATTCATTTTCAGAATCATTTCGTCCTTTCACTGCAATATCTAAGACTGATCAAGTCAGCCAAACTGCTGCAATTGAACCAATGCCCAGCGTCCCTGTTAACAGATCATTCTTAAACAATCAGTATAACAGCAGGCCACATCAACAAGCCATGGGTCATCCTAAAG CTTCACAACATAACAAAGAGTGGAAACCAAAGTCGAGTCAGAAATCAAGTGTTACTAGCCCTGGAGTGATTGGAACACCTACAAAATCCAGTTCGCCTCCCACAGATAATTCAAAGAACATGGAATTGGATGCAGCTAATTTGCAGGACAAGTTTTCACGAATAAACATCCATGAAAACCAGAATGTAATCATAGCACAACATATTCGAGTCCCTGAGACTGATAGGTGCAAGCTGACCTTTGGGAGTTTTGGAGTGGGATTTGATGCTTCCAGTACACCTGGATTTCAAGCAGTTGGGATTTCAGAAGAATCAAATGGGGAATCTGCCATCAG TTTACCAGCATCTGCTCCGGAGTCTTCCAGTGATGACGCTTCTGGTGGAAAGCAGATTGAGTTGCTAGATGATCAAGCAAGAAATTATGGATCTGATTCACCTGCAGCCAGTTTAGAATCAGAACATCCATTGCCTGTGAAGTCATCAAGTCCTCCAAACTTGGATAATTATGCTGATATTGGTTTGGTTAGAAACAGCAGTCCATCCTATGCTCCTTCAGAGTCACAGCAGCAGCAAGATCATCCTGAGTTACCAAGCTTTTCG GCATATGATCCCCAGACTGGCTATGATATATCATACTTCCGACCCCAAATTGACGAGACAGTACGAGGTCAGGGTCTACCATCTCCACATGAG GCCTTAACCACTCATACAGCCAACAACATTCCTGCATCAACAATGTCCACGGTGCAACAGCAGCCTCCAATGGCTCAAATGTACCCACAAGTTCACGTCTCACAATTCACAAATCTTGTGCCATATCGTCAGTTCATCTCTCCAGTTTATGTACCACCAATGCCCATGCCTGGCTACTCCAGCAGCCCTGCATACCCACATCCTTCAAATGGCAATAGTTACTTGCTGATGCCTGGAGGTGGCTCCCATCTCAATGCAAATGGCCTCAAGTATGGAATCCAGCATTATAAGCCAGTTCCTGGCAACAATCCTGCTGGTTTTGGAAATTTTGTGAGTCCAAGTGGGTATGCTATAAATGCTCCTGGTGTGGTTGGAAGTGCAACAGGCCTCGAAGACTCATCTCGGATGAAGTACAAAGATGGAAACCTTTATGTTCCTAATCCACAG GCCGAGGCATCTGAAATTTGGATTCAGAACCCAAGGGAGATCCCGGGCTTGCAATCTGCTCCATACTATAACTTGCCTGGGCAAACACATACTGCTTATTTGCCATCCCACACTGGCCACGCCTCCTTCAATGCAGCTGCAGCACAGTCTTCTCACATGCAATTCCCAGGCCTGTATCCTCCTACTCCACAGCCAACTGCAATGGCAAGTCCACACCATTTGGGTCCCGTTATGGGTGGTAATGTTGGAGTTGGTGTTGCCCCGTCTGCTCCTGGGGCACAGGTGGGTGCTTATCAGCAACCTCAATTAGGCCATCTCAACTGGACATCAAACTTCTGA
- the LOC118034856 gene encoding protein BIG GRAIN 1-like B translates to MDRWEKPLRDDRYRHQRQNPSFSSTLLDVIYRSIDESGSGKGEEEQLILYRETMRKKHEINHGFKGEEMTSLQRACMIEKWMEKKVSHEKVSVRRKSMADFDKKSRKDLDSVLLNSSSSSSESSCGGGFSSSESESIYGVNSSRSSTTSYTMQRPKPVRTSISARPEKYQRREDLHQTDMFQHHERNYAPNQKAKSEGSFVKTKSKALKIYGDLKKVKQPISPGRRLASFLNSLFTTGNAKKAKISTPGGSYEERKLKSEQASTCSSASSFSRSCLSKTPSSRGGKLSSNNGAKRSVRFYPVSVIVDEDCRPCGHKNLYGSDRQEMSSTLVAAAVTTATRNNVPTSDEELKLHVMNENRRIEEVARDLLKNYQKKKEEQFDHMSTDLCNDNTHQACSEEEEEESDDDIASCASSDLFELDNLSVIGIERYREELPVYETTHLGTNRAIASGLFL, encoded by the coding sequence ATGGATAGATGGGAGAAACCACTAAGAGATGATAGGTATAGACACCAAAGGCAGAACCCATCTTTCTCCTCTACTCTTCTTGATGTTATCTACCGTTCCATAGACGAGTCTGGCAGTggcaaaggagaagaagagcagCTGATTTTGTACAGAGAAACCATGAGAAAGAAACATGAGATCAATCATGGCTTTAAAGGTGAGGAAATGACAAGTTTGCAAAGAGCATGCATGATAGAGAAGTGGATGGAGAAGAAAGTTAGCCACGAGAAGGTCTCCGTTAGGAGAAAATCCATGGCTGATTTCGACAAGAAATCTCGAAAAGATTTGGATTCTGTGCTGTTAAATTCAAGCTCGAGTTCCTCAGAATCTAGCTGTGGTGGTGGTTTCTCATCTTCAGAATCCGAATCAATTTATGGTGTCAACTCATCAAGATCATCAACAACTAGTTACACCATGCAAAGGCCTAAGCCTGTCAGAACCAGCATTTCTGCTAGGCCAGAGAAATACCAAAGACGTGAAGATCTTCATCAAACCGACATGTTTCAACATCATGAGAGGAATTACGCACCAAACCAGAAGGCAAAATCTGAAGGCAGTTTTGTCAAGACAAAATCAAAGGCCTTAAAGATTTATGGTGATCTCAAGAAGGTCAAGCAGCCTATATCGCCTGGCCGCAGGCTTGCGAGCTTTCTCAACTCTCTTTTCACTACAGGCAATGCAAAGAAGGCCAAGATTTCGACGCCGGGTGGAAGTTACGAAGAGCGGAAGTTGAAGTCCGAGCAAGCATCTACATGCTCTTCAGCCTCTTCATTTTCAAGGTCTTGCTTGAGCAAAACCCCTTCTTCAAGAGGCGGGAAATTGAGTAGCAACAATGGAGCCAAAAGGTCAGTGAGGTTCTATCCTGTTAGTGTGATTGTTGATGAAGATTGTAGGCCTTGCGGGCATAAAAATCTATATGGAAGTGATCGTCAAGAGATGAGTAGTACTTTAGTGGCAGCTGCAGTTACAACTGCTACAAGAAACAATGTTCCCACAAGTGATGAAGAGCTTAAGTTGCATGTCATGAATGAAAATCGCCGAATCGAGGAAGTTGCAAGGGATCTCTTAAAGAACtatcaaaagaagaaggaagagcaGTTTGATCATATGAGTACTGATCTTTGCAATGACAATACTCATCAAGCGTGTAgcgaggaagaggaagaagaatcCGATGACGATATAGCAAGTTGTGCAAGTTCTGATTTGTTTGAATTAGATAATCTTTCTGTTATTGGAATAGAGAGGTATAGAGAAGAATTGCCTGTGTATGAAACAACTCATCTGGGTACTAATCGAGCCATTGCTAGTGGCTTATTCCtgtaa